A genomic stretch from Echeneis naucrates chromosome 6, fEcheNa1.1, whole genome shotgun sequence includes:
- the gnl1 gene encoding guanine nucleotide-binding protein-like 1 isoform X1, protein MPRKKPFSNKQKKKQLQVKRERKRGDTGSGPSSRNASVERGERQSDTSDSETTDIRRINQQPFSREGRYDPNRFRLHFEKESKEEVEKRKKLAREKVLQQVSDKELEVDINKIYPSEKGLGFPRRPSWNYEMTRENLLKKEEKSYRDYLDELHSRNPPDTLSHFEHNLETWRQLWRVLEMSDVILLIVDIRHPVLQFPPSLYHYITGDLQKQAILVLNKADLCPPPLVIAWKHYMASQFPHLEIVCFTSHPGQPYSTVLQKKRMRKKADWGHAGGPIDILKACQNITAGRVDLSSWEQKIQRDAVAERFDGECDDGAESVLMEHQTDSAMELSSPSQELYKDGILTLGCIGFPNVGKSSVINSLVGRKVVSVSRTPGHTKYFQTYYLTPTVKLCDCPGLVFPSRVNKQLQILAGIYPVSQLQEPYSSVGYLCERTEFLSVLKLTHPSLLEKDPHDRNQESEKFNWTAWDVCEAWAERRGYKTAKAARHDVYRAANSLLRLAIDGRLCLCLRPPGYSCLREQWEKHVDLQDIMVLQGRTTEEEGTGDRDDEEDGESSTEPEEERDRDADDDEDGDDEDEGFGHPRQKDNKPPGFTVNMYDVLGENECA, encoded by the exons ATGCCCCGGAAAAAGCCATTTAGcaacaaacagaagaagaaacagctgCAGGTCAAacgggagagaaagagag GTGACACAGGTTCTGGGCCAAGTAGTCGCAATGCCAGCGTGGAGCGAGGGGAGCGACAGTCAGATACCTCAGACAGTGAGACGACTGATATTAGAAGAATAAACCAGCAGCCCTTCAGCAGAGAAGGTCGATATGACCCCAACAG GTTCCGATTGCACTTTgagaaagaaagtaaagaagaggtggagaagagaaagaagctAGCCAGGGAGAAAGTGTTGCAGCAAGTCTCAGACAAAGAACTCGAAGTGGACATCAATAAGATTTATCCCTCGGAAAAAG GTCTTGGTTTCCCACGACGCCCATCTTGGAATTATGAAATGACACGAGAGAATCTGctgaagaaagaagagaagtcATACAGAGACTACCTGGATGAGCTACACTCCAGAAACCCACCTGACACCCTCAGCCACTTTGAACACAATTTAGAG acATGGAGACAGTTATGGAGAGTTTTGGAGATGTCCGATGTCATCCTTCTCATCGTGGACATCAGACATCCA GTCCTGCAGTTCCCTCCATCCTTGTACCACTACATAACGGGGGATCTACAGAAGCAGGCGATCCTGGTGTTGAACAAAGCTGACCTGTGTCCTCCTCCACTGGTGATTGCCTGGAAACACTACATGGCATCTCAGTTCCCCCACCTGGAAATTGTTTGCTTTACCTCTCACCCTGGACAACCCTACAGCACAG TGCTccagaagaagaggatgaggaagaaggCTGACTGGGGTCATGCTGGAGGTCCTATAGATATTCTGAAGGCCTGTCAGAATATCACAGCAGGAAGGG TTGACCTGTCCAGCTGGGAGCAGAAGATTCAAAGAGATGCCGTTGCAGAGAGATTTGATGGGGAGTGTGATGACGGGGCAGAGTCTGTGCTGATGGAGCATCAAACTGACAGTGCTATGGAGTTgagcagtccatcacaggagcTCTACAAAGATGGCATTCTCACATTGGGCTGCATAG GTTTTCCAAATGTTGGTAAGTCATCTGTCATAAACAGTCTGGTGGGCCGGAAGGTGGTAAGCGTGTCTCGAACCCCAGGCCACACCAAATACTTCCAGACCTACTACCTCACCCCAACAGTGAAACTCTGCGACTGCCCTGGTTTGGTCTTTCCCTCACGTGTCAACAAACAATTACAG ATTCTGGCAGGCATCTACCCAGTGTCTCAGCTGCAGGAACCCTACAGCTCAGTTGGTTATCTCTGTGAAAGGACAGAGTTCCTCTCTGTGCTGAAGCTCACACATCCCAGTTTGCTGGAGAAGGACCCCCATGACAGAAACCAGGAGTCTGAAAAGTTTAACTGGACCGCCTGGGACGTGTGTGAGG CCtgggcagagaggagaggatatAAGACGGCAAAGGCAGCTCGCCATGATGTTTATCGGGCTGCAAATAGTCTCCTGCGGCTGGCAATTGATGGCAGATTGTGTCTCTGCCTCAGACCCCCTGGCTACAGCTGCCTTAGGG AGCAGTGGGAAAAGCATGTAGACTTGCAAGATATCATGGTTCTACAAGGACGGACAACAGAGGAGGAAGGCACTGGAGACAGGGACGATGAGGAGGACGGCGAGTCCAGCACTGAgcctgaggaagagagagacagggatgcagatgatgatgaggatgggGACGATGAAGATGAGGGATTTGGACATCCAAGGCAGAAGGACAATAAGCCGCCTGGCTTCACTGTTAACATGTACGATGTCCTTGGGGAAAATGAGTGTGCGTGA
- the gnl1 gene encoding guanine nucleotide-binding protein-like 1 isoform X2 yields MPRKKPFSNKQKKKQLQVKRERKRGSGPSSRNASVERGERQSDTSDSETTDIRRINQQPFSREGRYDPNRFRLHFEKESKEEVEKRKKLAREKVLQQVSDKELEVDINKIYPSEKGLGFPRRPSWNYEMTRENLLKKEEKSYRDYLDELHSRNPPDTLSHFEHNLETWRQLWRVLEMSDVILLIVDIRHPVLQFPPSLYHYITGDLQKQAILVLNKADLCPPPLVIAWKHYMASQFPHLEIVCFTSHPGQPYSTVLQKKRMRKKADWGHAGGPIDILKACQNITAGRVDLSSWEQKIQRDAVAERFDGECDDGAESVLMEHQTDSAMELSSPSQELYKDGILTLGCIGFPNVGKSSVINSLVGRKVVSVSRTPGHTKYFQTYYLTPTVKLCDCPGLVFPSRVNKQLQILAGIYPVSQLQEPYSSVGYLCERTEFLSVLKLTHPSLLEKDPHDRNQESEKFNWTAWDVCEAWAERRGYKTAKAARHDVYRAANSLLRLAIDGRLCLCLRPPGYSCLREQWEKHVDLQDIMVLQGRTTEEEGTGDRDDEEDGESSTEPEEERDRDADDDEDGDDEDEGFGHPRQKDNKPPGFTVNMYDVLGENECA; encoded by the exons ATGCCCCGGAAAAAGCCATTTAGcaacaaacagaagaagaaacagctgCAGGTCAAacgggagagaaagagag GTTCTGGGCCAAGTAGTCGCAATGCCAGCGTGGAGCGAGGGGAGCGACAGTCAGATACCTCAGACAGTGAGACGACTGATATTAGAAGAATAAACCAGCAGCCCTTCAGCAGAGAAGGTCGATATGACCCCAACAG GTTCCGATTGCACTTTgagaaagaaagtaaagaagaggtggagaagagaaagaagctAGCCAGGGAGAAAGTGTTGCAGCAAGTCTCAGACAAAGAACTCGAAGTGGACATCAATAAGATTTATCCCTCGGAAAAAG GTCTTGGTTTCCCACGACGCCCATCTTGGAATTATGAAATGACACGAGAGAATCTGctgaagaaagaagagaagtcATACAGAGACTACCTGGATGAGCTACACTCCAGAAACCCACCTGACACCCTCAGCCACTTTGAACACAATTTAGAG acATGGAGACAGTTATGGAGAGTTTTGGAGATGTCCGATGTCATCCTTCTCATCGTGGACATCAGACATCCA GTCCTGCAGTTCCCTCCATCCTTGTACCACTACATAACGGGGGATCTACAGAAGCAGGCGATCCTGGTGTTGAACAAAGCTGACCTGTGTCCTCCTCCACTGGTGATTGCCTGGAAACACTACATGGCATCTCAGTTCCCCCACCTGGAAATTGTTTGCTTTACCTCTCACCCTGGACAACCCTACAGCACAG TGCTccagaagaagaggatgaggaagaaggCTGACTGGGGTCATGCTGGAGGTCCTATAGATATTCTGAAGGCCTGTCAGAATATCACAGCAGGAAGGG TTGACCTGTCCAGCTGGGAGCAGAAGATTCAAAGAGATGCCGTTGCAGAGAGATTTGATGGGGAGTGTGATGACGGGGCAGAGTCTGTGCTGATGGAGCATCAAACTGACAGTGCTATGGAGTTgagcagtccatcacaggagcTCTACAAAGATGGCATTCTCACATTGGGCTGCATAG GTTTTCCAAATGTTGGTAAGTCATCTGTCATAAACAGTCTGGTGGGCCGGAAGGTGGTAAGCGTGTCTCGAACCCCAGGCCACACCAAATACTTCCAGACCTACTACCTCACCCCAACAGTGAAACTCTGCGACTGCCCTGGTTTGGTCTTTCCCTCACGTGTCAACAAACAATTACAG ATTCTGGCAGGCATCTACCCAGTGTCTCAGCTGCAGGAACCCTACAGCTCAGTTGGTTATCTCTGTGAAAGGACAGAGTTCCTCTCTGTGCTGAAGCTCACACATCCCAGTTTGCTGGAGAAGGACCCCCATGACAGAAACCAGGAGTCTGAAAAGTTTAACTGGACCGCCTGGGACGTGTGTGAGG CCtgggcagagaggagaggatatAAGACGGCAAAGGCAGCTCGCCATGATGTTTATCGGGCTGCAAATAGTCTCCTGCGGCTGGCAATTGATGGCAGATTGTGTCTCTGCCTCAGACCCCCTGGCTACAGCTGCCTTAGGG AGCAGTGGGAAAAGCATGTAGACTTGCAAGATATCATGGTTCTACAAGGACGGACAACAGAGGAGGAAGGCACTGGAGACAGGGACGATGAGGAGGACGGCGAGTCCAGCACTGAgcctgaggaagagagagacagggatgcagatgatgatgaggatgggGACGATGAAGATGAGGGATTTGGACATCCAAGGCAGAAGGACAATAAGCCGCCTGGCTTCACTGTTAACATGTACGATGTCCTTGGGGAAAATGAGTGTGCGTGA